Proteins encoded by one window of Nicotiana tabacum cultivar K326 chromosome 10, ASM71507v2, whole genome shotgun sequence:
- the LOC107802631 gene encoding uncharacterized protein LOC107802631: MVDYQDHRVGNETQVWIKLKISEKDVLKDQKQVPVEDHEYDEEEVQIPKNINFRRICHVCNKGFSSGKALGGHMRIHVQAAKKFLSAKKGKRLVHKKRILDLHGQLVDFDNYNNQLPPPTCSICGKNFPSMKSLFGHMRCHPERAWRGIQPPVNKNTTCLSKTASASASGEDLSKSVPGWSVTAKRGRKPIADDKEQLNDAVHHLMLLANGNSLESGLTGDRCYYNKHGIPEELEITNSINSVTSKTEAHEELASHVNEKRRKKVKLRFLGDAISPVSVVNDQNPGIVTPPEKYKCNTREKSFSTHHALGGHRSSHNKFRMVIQNSNVGTMASSMIDPVNEPAASSSKNVNKNFTPIGPSSSQLTSPGEVNGRRILGFDLNELPPHDDVEYFQFFQFN, encoded by the coding sequence ATGGTTGATTATCAAGATCATCGAGTTGGCAACGAAACACAAGTATGGATAAAGCTCAAGATTTCTGAGAAGGACGTGTTAAAAGATCAGAAACAAGTTCCAGTAGAAGATCACGAGTATGATGAAGAAGAAGTTCAGattccaaaaaatattaatttcagAAGGATTTGTCATGTGTGTAACAAAGGGTTTAGCTCTGGTAAAGCACTTGGGGGTCACATGAGAATTCACGTTCAGGCTGCCAAAAAGTTCCTCTCTGCTAAAAAAGGCAAAAGACTCGTTCACAAGAAACGAATATTAGATCTGCATGGACAATTAGTAGATTTTGATAATTACAACAATCAGTTGCCACCACCAACTTGTTCAATCTGTGGTAAGAATTTCCCATCAATGAAATCGTTGTTTGGGCATATGAGGTGTCATCCTGAGAGGGCATGGAGGGGAATTCAGCCTCCAGTCAATAAAAACACTACTTGTTTatcaaaaactgcttctgcttctgcttcggGGGAGGATTTATCTAAGTCGGTTCCTGGTTGGTCAGTTACTGCAAAACGAGGTCGCAAGCCTATTGCTGACGACAAGGAACAATTGAACGATGCTGTTCATCATCTTATGCTGCTAGCCAATGGAAATTCACTCGAGTCTGGCCTAACTGGAGACCGATGCTATTATAATAAGCATGGAATTCCAGAAGAATTGGAAATAACGAACAGCATTAATTCTGTTACGTCCAAAACTGAAGCTCATGAAGAATTAGCCAGTCATGTCAACGAGAAGAGAAGAAAGAAGGTGAAATTGAGGTTTTTGGGTGATGCTATTAGTCCAGTTAGTGTAGTCAATGACCAAAACCCAGGTATTGTTACGCCGCCTGAAAAATATAAGTGTAACACTCGTGAAAAAAGCTTTTCAACTCATCACGCACTAGGGGGGCATAGATCTAGCCACAACAAGTTCAGAATGGTAATTCAAAATTCCAATGTAGGAACCATGGCTAGTAGTATGATTGACCCAGTCAATGAACCAGCTGCTAGCAGCTCAAAAAATGTTAACAAGAATTTCACTCCAATTGGTCCATCATCAAGTCAATTGACTTCGCCAGGTGAAGTCAATGGACGTAGAATTCTGGGTTTTGATCTCAATGAATTGCCCCCTCATGATGATGTCGAGTATTTtcagtttttccaatttaattaA